In Camelus bactrianus isolate YW-2024 breed Bactrian camel chromosome 18, ASM4877302v1, whole genome shotgun sequence, one DNA window encodes the following:
- the PRSS27 gene encoding serine protease 27 — translation MRRVPTLALLLLLLRFGTQGTEALSACGRPRMLNRMVGGQDALEGEWPWQVSIQRNGSHFCGGSLITERWVLTAAHCFSNTSETSLYQVLLGARQLVKPGPHAMYARVKRVESNPLYQGMASSADVALVELEAPVTFTDYILPVCVPDPSVVFETGMNCWVTGWGSPSEQERLPNPRILQKLAVPIIDTPKCNLLYSKDAESSFQPKTIKEDMLCAGFAEGKKDACKGDSGGPLVCLVGQSWMQAGVISWGEGCARRNRPGVYIRVTSHHNWIHRIIPKLQFQRARSGGQKRGSRGHQLPSRNLAPCLAAHGILLVLMAPLTFL, via the exons ATGAGGCGGGTGCCAACTTTggccctgctcctgctgctgctgcggtTTG gAACTCAGGGGACTGAGGCATTAAGTG CCTGTGGGCGTCCTCGAATGCTGAACCGGATGGTAGGCGGGCAGGATGCCTTGGAGGGCGAGTGGCCATGGCAGGTCAGCATTCAGCGAAATGGAAGCCACTTCTGCGGGGGCAGCCTCATCACAGAGCGGTGGGTCCTCACCGCAGCACACTGCTTCTCCAA CACCTCTGAAACATCGCTGTACCAGGTCCTGCTGGGGGCGCGGCAACTAGTGAAGCCGGGGCCACATGCCATGTACGCCAGGGTGAAGCGAGTGGAGAGCAACCCCCTGTACCAGGGCATGGCCTCTAGTGCCGATGTGGCCCTGGTGGAACTGGAGGCGCCCGTGACCTTCACCGATTATATCCTCCCTGTGTGTGTTCCTGACCCATCAGTCGTCTTTGAGACAGGCATGAACTGCTGGGTCACCGGCTGGGGCAGCCCCAGTGAACAAG AGCGCCTACCCAACCCACGGATCCTGCAGAAACTCGCAGTGCCCATCATTGACACGCCCAAGTGCAACCTGCTCTACAGCAAAGACGCCGAGTCCAGCTTCCAGCCAAAAACCATCAAGGAGGACATGCTGTGTGCGGGCTTCGCTGAGGGCAAGAAGGACGCCTGCAAG GGAGACTCAGGGGGCCCCCTGGTGTGCCTTGTGGGCCAGTCGTGGATGCAGGCTGGGGTGATCAGCTGGGGCGAGGGCTGCGCCCGCCGGAACCGCCCAGGCGTCTACATCCGGGTCACCTCCCACCATAATTGGATCCATCGCATCATCCCCAAACTGCAGTTTCAGCGGGCTAGGTCGGGTGGCCAGAAGCGGGGCTCCCGGGGCCATCAGCTCCCCAGTAGGAACTTAGCGCCCTGCCTGGCAGCCCATGGTATCCTCCTGGTCCTCATGGCCCCGCTCACCTTCCTCTGA